One Candidatus Planktophila limnetica DNA segment encodes these proteins:
- a CDS encoding anthranilate synthase component I, with the protein MNLEEFRSFARNYNVIPVTRKLLADGETPLGIYRKLAKSAPNTFLLESAEHGGAWSRYSFIGVRTESTLSEKDGAAVWIGTYPAGAPQGVDPLEALRISASHLKSPVIPGLPPLTGGLVGYMGYDSVRRLEKIGNSSKKDLPLPELAFMLTSDLAVMDHSDGTVTLIANAINWDASDNRIDEAYAECVKRLDRMQAELNAPLDGFVSVLEDRSLPEFDSNTTDEKYRQSVNEIKDEIVAGEAFQVVLSQRFSMDVKAEPIDVYRMLRLHNPSPYMYLFQFNDGISVVGSSPEALVKVNQKEVMVHPIAGTRKRSASPEIDKKLAEELLADPKERAEHLMLVDLGRNDLGRICKPGSVEVIDFMHIERYSHVMHIVSTVTGTLSDKSNCVDALFAVFPAGTLSGAPKPRAMQIIEDHESTRRGIYGGAIGYIDFTGNIDTCIAIRTAVLYDGKAYVQAGAGIVADSDAESENQECHNKAAAVLGAIHAANSLASRR; encoded by the coding sequence ATGAATTTAGAAGAGTTTCGTTCCTTTGCACGAAATTACAACGTTATTCCAGTAACGCGTAAATTACTGGCAGATGGTGAAACACCTTTAGGTATTTATAGAAAACTCGCAAAGAGCGCGCCAAATACTTTTCTACTTGAATCAGCCGAGCACGGTGGAGCCTGGTCAAGGTATTCATTTATTGGAGTACGCACCGAATCAACACTGAGTGAAAAAGATGGGGCTGCAGTGTGGATAGGAACATATCCAGCCGGTGCACCGCAGGGAGTTGATCCATTAGAGGCTCTTCGAATTAGTGCATCACATTTGAAATCTCCAGTAATACCAGGATTGCCACCGCTGACCGGTGGACTTGTTGGTTATATGGGTTATGACTCTGTGCGGCGATTAGAAAAAATTGGAAACTCTTCGAAAAAAGATTTACCTCTGCCAGAACTCGCATTTATGTTAACAAGTGATTTAGCAGTGATGGATCACAGCGATGGCACCGTGACGCTCATAGCTAATGCCATAAATTGGGATGCAAGTGATAATCGAATTGATGAAGCCTATGCCGAATGCGTAAAGCGTTTAGATCGCATGCAAGCAGAGCTCAATGCACCTTTGGATGGTTTTGTGAGTGTGCTGGAAGATCGTTCACTACCTGAATTTGATTCAAATACAACGGATGAAAAATATCGTCAATCTGTTAATGAAATTAAAGATGAGATTGTGGCTGGAGAAGCCTTTCAAGTTGTTCTCTCTCAACGTTTTAGTATGGATGTCAAGGCCGAACCGATAGATGTGTATCGAATGCTCAGGTTGCACAACCCCAGTCCATATATGTATTTGTTCCAATTTAACGACGGAATCAGTGTTGTTGGCTCTAGTCCAGAAGCTCTCGTAAAGGTAAATCAAAAAGAGGTGATGGTTCATCCGATCGCAGGCACAAGAAAACGTTCAGCTTCACCTGAAATTGATAAGAAATTAGCAGAAGAGTTATTGGCCGATCCAAAAGAACGCGCAGAACATCTCATGCTCGTTGACTTAGGTCGCAATGACTTGGGAAGAATCTGTAAACCAGGAAGTGTTGAAGTTATTGATTTCATGCACATCGAACGCTATTCCCATGTCATGCATATTGTTTCAACAGTGACCGGAACCCTTTCTGATAAATCTAATTGCGTTGATGCTCTTTTTGCAGTTTTCCCAGCCGGAACATTATCTGGCGCCCCAAAGCCACGAGCGATGCAGATCATTGAAGATCATGAAAGTACACGTCGTGGAATTTACGGAGGTGCAATCGGATATATCGATTTCACCGGAAACATTGATACCTGTATTGCAATTCGCACGGCAGTTTTATATGACGGCAAAGCATATGTTCAAGCAGGTGCAGGAATTGTTGCCGATTCTGATGCTGAGTCAGAAAACCAAGAGTGTCACAACAAGGCTGCTGCCGTCCTCGGTGCAATTCACGCTGCAAATTCTTTAGCGAGTCGGCGATGA
- the hisI gene encoding phosphoribosyl-AMP cyclohydrolase: MSDYLLSAQVRGLLKDPQLLIPAIAQDAHTKEVLMLAYVNQEALAQMIATGAGTYWSRSRNEIWVKGATSGHTQKVISLSLDCDGDALLISVEQIGAACHTGDATCFHQPVQLG; this comes from the coding sequence ATGAGCGACTATCTATTATCTGCACAAGTTCGTGGGTTGCTCAAAGATCCACAGCTATTGATTCCAGCAATCGCACAGGATGCGCACACTAAAGAAGTTTTAATGCTTGCCTACGTTAACCAAGAAGCACTGGCTCAGATGATTGCAACAGGTGCTGGCACATATTGGTCTCGCTCACGAAATGAAATATGGGTAAAAGGGGCGACTTCAGGGCATACGCAGAAAGTTATTTCTCTCTCACTTGATTGTGATGGTGATGCACTGCTCATATCAGTAGAACAAATTGGGGCAGCGTGTCACACAGGCGATGCAACCTGTTTTCATCAGCCGGTGCAACTGGGATGA
- a CDS encoding DsbA family protein translates to MSSKTPKGPDNTTRNLVIGMVVLVVAVGAIFSVLSNKENTSAALPSSVSKDDGYGIVYNGDIKGVPVIDIWEDFQCPVCARFEQVNGGYIEELIEEKKAKVVFHTLSFLGPESALAANAAACSSDENKFLGFHKAFYQNLPAENAGVVTAEYLIALGEFADINSPKFGECVKNLNYKEWVNNVAASGGEKNINSTPTVFINGKEIRRGTSGTDLGEYFDAAAFVKAVEGK, encoded by the coding sequence ATGTCATCTAAGACACCAAAGGGTCCAGATAACACAACACGCAATCTAGTTATTGGAATGGTCGTACTAGTCGTTGCAGTGGGCGCCATTTTCTCTGTGTTAAGCAATAAGGAAAATACTTCTGCAGCCCTTCCATCCAGCGTTTCAAAAGATGATGGATACGGAATTGTTTATAACGGTGACATCAAGGGAGTTCCTGTTATTGATATTTGGGAAGATTTTCAATGTCCAGTCTGTGCACGCTTTGAACAGGTAAATGGTGGCTACATCGAAGAACTCATCGAAGAGAAGAAAGCGAAAGTTGTGTTTCACACGCTCTCATTTCTTGGTCCAGAGTCAGCCCTTGCTGCAAATGCAGCTGCTTGCTCATCGGATGAGAATAAGTTTTTAGGTTTCCACAAAGCTTTCTATCAAAACCTGCCTGCAGAAAATGCCGGAGTTGTGACAGCTGAGTACTTAATTGCACTTGGTGAGTTCGCAGATATTAATTCGCCTAAATTCGGTGAGTGCGTGAAAAACCTCAATTATAAAGAGTGGGTAAATAACGTCGCTGCCTCTGGAGGAGAGAAGAACATTAACTCCACTCCAACAGTTTTCATCAATGGCAAAGAGATTCGTCGTGGAACATCAGGTACAGATCTTGGTGAGTACTTTGATGCTGCGGCATTTGTTAAAGCTGTAGAAGGTAAGTAA
- a CDS encoding MauE/DoxX family redox-associated membrane protein, producing MKKAQPWIGLLARLVLGGVLLVAGYLKVFTPDKSMMAVRAYEILPIWLANILGIVLPWLEVGAGVLLIIGVGVRYAAMFGAGLMVLFIIAIAQAWARGLSIDCGCFGGGGTVDPSETKYLEEILRDIGLALCGLYLLRYPITKFALEKKPSQELIPGE from the coding sequence ATGAAAAAAGCACAACCGTGGATTGGATTACTCGCTCGCTTAGTTTTAGGTGGAGTGCTTTTAGTCGCTGGTTATCTCAAAGTATTTACACCAGATAAATCAATGATGGCTGTTCGTGCCTATGAGATCTTGCCTATTTGGCTCGCAAATATTCTTGGAATTGTTCTGCCTTGGCTTGAAGTTGGCGCGGGAGTACTTCTCATTATTGGTGTGGGAGTTCGCTATGCCGCGATGTTTGGTGCAGGCCTGATGGTGCTTTTTATCATCGCAATCGCTCAAGCCTGGGCGCGAGGCCTATCCATTGACTGCGGTTGTTTTGGCGGCGGTGGCACCGTTGATCCAAGTGAAACCAAGTATTTAGAAGAAATTTTGCGTGACATAGGCTTAGCGCTCTGCGGTCTCTATCTTCTTCGCTACCCTATAACCAAGTTTGCACTCGAAAAGAAACCATCACAGGAACTAATACCGGGAGAATAA
- the trpA gene encoding tryptophan synthase subunit alpha: protein MSTPLDQLFTKTRSENRAALIAYIPAGYPTQEGCKAVIDAFADAGVDAIEIGFPYSDPVMDGPTIQEAANTSLNAGTGAKEVFEALAHATARGIPSVVMTYWNPIEKYGIEKFAESIASNSGSGVITPDLPVDEAQPWTAASHSSKINSIFVVAPSTTDARLEKVTAQCSGFVYAASLMGVTGARTGISAGAKDLVDRIKKVTKIPVAVGLGVSTREHAKEVAGYADGVIVGSAFINALNGADSLDSGINAVRALVEQLALGVREGRG, encoded by the coding sequence ATGAGCACACCCTTAGATCAACTATTTACGAAGACTCGATCAGAAAATAGAGCAGCACTGATTGCATATATTCCAGCCGGATATCCAACACAAGAAGGTTGCAAAGCAGTCATTGATGCATTTGCTGATGCAGGAGTAGATGCAATCGAAATCGGTTTTCCATATAGCGATCCGGTAATGGATGGACCAACTATTCAAGAAGCGGCAAATACATCTTTAAATGCTGGTACCGGTGCAAAAGAGGTTTTTGAGGCACTCGCTCATGCGACTGCTCGTGGGATACCAAGTGTTGTTATGACCTACTGGAATCCAATCGAGAAATATGGAATCGAAAAATTCGCAGAATCAATTGCATCGAATTCGGGTTCTGGGGTTATTACTCCTGATCTTCCAGTGGATGAAGCTCAACCTTGGACCGCAGCAAGTCACTCATCAAAAATCAATTCAATATTTGTTGTGGCGCCGAGTACAACTGATGCACGCCTAGAAAAAGTTACTGCGCAATGTTCAGGATTTGTATACGCAGCATCCCTGATGGGCGTTACGGGCGCGCGCACAGGAATTTCAGCCGGAGCCAAAGATCTAGTTGATCGCATTAAAAAAGTAACCAAGATTCCTGTGGCCGTTGGTTTGGGAGTTTCTACCCGCGAACATGCCAAGGAAGTGGCTGGCTATGCAGATGGCGTCATCGTGGGTTCAGCATTTATTAATGCATTAAATGGCGCTGACTCTCTAGATTCGGGAATAAATGCGGTGCGTGCACTCGTTGAACAATTAGCGCTAGGTGTTCGAGAGGGCAGGGGATGA
- the trpC gene encoding indole-3-glycerol phosphate synthase TrpC, protein MSVLDSIIEGVKEDLESRKLSRAQILEAVEKAAAVRADISSFQNNSLSLIAEVKRSSPSKGALAPISDPALLASKYEKGGASAISVLTERRRFGGSLEDLDAVRKAVDLPILRKDFMVDEYQFFEARAHGADLVLLIVAALSKNQLLDYLDLTQELGMHAIVEVHTMDELEIALDAPSEMIGVNSRNLKTLEVDSIAFKDLLPRIPTDVIRIAESGISTPADVQYAVDSGANAILVGEALVRAGDPEFAVQHLLGEQ, encoded by the coding sequence ATGAGCGTTCTTGATTCAATCATTGAAGGCGTTAAAGAAGATTTAGAATCCAGAAAGCTTTCAAGAGCGCAGATTCTTGAAGCCGTTGAAAAAGCCGCTGCTGTGCGAGCAGATATTTCTAGTTTTCAGAACAACTCTCTTTCATTGATTGCAGAAGTCAAGAGATCATCTCCTAGCAAAGGTGCACTGGCGCCAATTTCCGATCCAGCCCTGTTGGCTAGTAAATATGAAAAAGGGGGAGCGAGTGCAATAAGTGTTCTGACAGAGCGTCGCAGATTTGGTGGTTCGTTAGAAGATTTAGATGCTGTGCGCAAAGCAGTTGATCTACCAATCTTGCGAAAAGATTTCATGGTAGATGAGTACCAATTCTTTGAAGCTCGCGCACATGGCGCAGATCTTGTTTTATTGATAGTGGCAGCTCTTTCAAAGAATCAACTCTTGGATTATTTGGATTTAACTCAAGAGTTAGGCATGCACGCAATCGTTGAAGTTCACACTATGGATGAGCTTGAGATTGCACTCGATGCTCCATCTGAAATGATCGGCGTGAACTCCAGAAATTTAAAGACCCTAGAAGTTGACTCGATTGCATTTAAAGATTTATTACCACGTATTCCTACCGATGTGATTCGCATTGCAGAGTCAGGAATTTCCACCCCTGCCGATGTGCAGTACGCCGTGGACTCTGGAGCCAACGCGATTTTGGTTGGCGAGGCGTTAGTACGCGCGGGGGACCCAGAATTCGCCGTGCAGCACTTACTCGGAGAACAGTAA
- the trpB gene encoding tryptophan synthase subunit beta, with the protein MSTSSTDIGAGHFGQFGGRYVPEALIGALDEIESAHNAAQKDPVFLAELAHLHKTYSGRPSIITEAKRFAEHAGGARIILKREDLNHTGSHKINNVLGQALLAKRSGKKRIIAETGAGQHGVASATAAALMGLECVVYMGEEDTKRQALNVVRMKLLGAEVVPVTTGSKTLKDAINEAMRDWVTNVETTNYLFGTVAGPHPFPTMVRDFQKIIGEEARAQVLELTGKLPDAVLACVGGGSNAIGIFYDFIKDKDVRLIGLEAGGDGVETGRHAATITGGTPGVLHGARSYLLQDENGQTVESHSISAGLDYPGVGPEHAYLSEIGRTEYRAITDAEAMYAFSLLCKTEGIIPAIETAHALAGALQVGRELGKDATLLINLSGRGDKDVVTAAEYFGIPL; encoded by the coding sequence ATGAGTACATCATCGACAGATATTGGAGCTGGCCACTTCGGTCAGTTCGGTGGTCGCTATGTTCCAGAAGCTCTCATTGGAGCACTCGATGAAATTGAAAGCGCCCACAATGCTGCGCAAAAAGATCCAGTATTTCTCGCAGAGCTCGCGCACCTGCATAAGACTTATTCTGGACGACCAAGCATCATTACTGAAGCGAAAAGATTTGCAGAACATGCAGGTGGCGCTCGGATAATTCTTAAGCGAGAAGATCTTAATCACACTGGAAGCCACAAGATTAATAACGTTTTAGGACAAGCACTTCTTGCCAAGCGCTCTGGTAAGAAACGAATTATTGCCGAAACTGGCGCGGGCCAACACGGCGTTGCATCTGCAACGGCAGCAGCTTTGATGGGCTTGGAATGTGTTGTGTATATGGGCGAAGAAGATACAAAGCGCCAAGCACTTAACGTAGTTCGAATGAAATTATTAGGCGCTGAAGTTGTTCCAGTTACAACTGGATCAAAAACTCTTAAAGATGCGATTAATGAGGCAATGCGCGATTGGGTAACAAATGTCGAAACAACTAATTACCTCTTTGGAACAGTAGCTGGACCGCACCCATTTCCAACAATGGTCAGAGATTTTCAGAAAATTATTGGCGAAGAAGCACGCGCCCAAGTATTAGAACTCACTGGCAAGTTACCTGATGCTGTTCTTGCATGTGTCGGTGGCGGATCAAATGCCATCGGTATTTTCTATGATTTTATTAAGGATAAGGATGTTCGATTAATCGGATTAGAAGCTGGTGGAGATGGCGTTGAAACTGGCCGTCACGCAGCAACTATTACGGGTGGAACACCAGGTGTATTACACGGAGCACGTTCTTACTTACTCCAAGATGAGAATGGTCAAACTGTTGAGTCGCATTCGATTTCAGCAGGTTTGGATTATCCAGGCGTTGGTCCAGAGCACGCATACTTAAGTGAAATAGGTCGTACCGAGTATCGCGCTATTACTGATGCCGAAGCAATGTATGCATTTTCACTGCTGTGCAAGACAGAAGGAATCATCCCTGCAATTGAAACTGCGCACGCATTAGCTGGAGCACTACAAGTGGGTCGCGAATTAGGAAAAGATGCCACCTTGCTCATTAATCTTTCAGGCCGCGGAGATAAGGATGTAGTCACTGCAGCTGAGTATTTCGGAATTCCTCTGTAA